One window from the genome of Nicotiana tomentosiformis chromosome 5, ASM39032v3, whole genome shotgun sequence encodes:
- the LOC138892854 gene encoding zinc finger BED domain-containing protein DAYSLEEPER-like yields the protein MIFLASILDPRNKLDYVPFVIVRMFGEKEGKKLILEVKIYMDSLFDYYVKKKSKGSTSASSGNTTITVSGYGSFLKRGTMRTKLQSEKHKEVTGGLGAKSELDRYLAEDIEPETNEFKILNWWKINEPRFSILAEMACDVLAIPISSVTSECAFSTRGRILDSFRSSLTPKLVQSLICLQDWLRGEHISTKVEEDLEYLEQLKLDLANCAKYSTIIDI from the exons ATGATCTTTCTTGCATCAATTTTGGATCCCCGTAACAAGCTTGACTATGTTCCTTTTGTAATTGTGAGGATGTTTGGAGAAAAAGaagggaagaaattaattttagaAGTGAAAATTTATATGGATTCTTTGTTTGATTATTAtgtaaagaaaaaatcaaaaggaTCTACATCTGCTTCATCAGGAAACACAACAATTACTGTGAGTGGTTATGGCAGCTTTTTGAAAAGAGGAACAATGAGAACGAAATTGCAATCTGAGAAACATAAGGAAGTGACAGGGGGTTTAGGTGCTAAATCAGAGTTAGATAGATATCTTGCTGAAGATATTGAGCCCGAAACAAATGAGTTTAAAATCTTAAATTGGTGGAAAATCAATGAGCCTAGATTTTCCATTCTTGCGGAGATGGCTTGTGATGTGTTAGCCATTCCTATTTCAAGTGTTACATCAGAATGTGCATTCAGCACTAGAGGTCGCATTCTTGACTCGTTTAGGAGTTCGTTGACGCCTAAACTGGTGCAATCTCTTATTTGTCTTCAAGATTGGCTTAGAGGTGAACATATTTCTACTAAAGTTGAGGAAGACTTGGAGTATCTGGAACAACTGAAACTTG ATTTGGctaattgtgcaaaatattcaACTATTATTGACATATAG